One part of the Phycisphaeraceae bacterium genome encodes these proteins:
- a CDS encoding DUF2959 family protein, with protein sequence MNRRLIGTMTLAAVGAALLTATGCSPTREEVYDQARVSAVTYKQELSQAIPQLDSTMKSLTNVMSSATTNREAAFKTFQSDLGGLRRQAALIQAQAGYMRDDGQAYFAAWDRQIAGEPGDAMPDANAQRTQGALKYSVLQEYMQRTRDQYMSLLTTLKDTEASLATDMSSANVQSLMPKLEDATKQSFMLKQSLGVLVAETNKLIPN encoded by the coding sequence ATGAACAGACGATTGATCGGGACGATGACGCTGGCAGCCGTCGGAGCGGCGCTGCTGACCGCCACCGGGTGCTCGCCCACCCGCGAAGAGGTGTACGACCAGGCGCGAGTGAGCGCCGTCACGTACAAGCAGGAGCTGTCCCAGGCGATCCCGCAGCTCGACAGCACGATGAAGTCCCTGACCAACGTGATGTCGTCCGCGACCACGAACCGCGAGGCCGCGTTTAAGACCTTCCAGAGCGACCTCGGCGGTCTGCGTCGCCAGGCGGCCCTGATCCAGGCCCAGGCGGGCTACATGCGCGACGACGGCCAGGCCTACTTCGCCGCGTGGGACCGCCAGATCGCCGGCGAGCCGGGAGATGCCATGCCCGATGCCAACGCCCAACGCACGCAGGGCGCCCTGAAGTACTCCGTTCTGCAGGAGTACATGCAACGGACCCGCGACCAGTACATGAGCCTCCTCACCACCTTGAAGGACACCGAGGCCAGCCTCGCCACCGACATGAGCTCCGCCAACGTGCAGTCGCTCATGCCCAAGCTCGAGGACGCCACCAAGCAGTCGTTCATGCTCAAGCAGAGCCTGGGCGTCCTGGTCGCCGAGACGAACAAGCTGATCCCGAACTGA
- the rpmF gene encoding 50S ribosomal protein L32, which produces MQPAFRQSYGRTRRRRSHHALTAVKPTLDPLSGMPKMHHRVCKESGYVRPGLRISVPKLGIGSQKG; this is translated from the coding sequence ATGCAGCCTGCCTTTCGCCAATCCTACGGTCGGACCCGCCGCCGCCGTTCGCACCATGCCCTGACGGCTGTGAAGCCCACGCTCGACCCCCTCTCGGGCATGCCGAAGATGCACCACCGCGTCTGCAAGGAATCCGGGTACGTCCGGCCCGGCCTGCGCATCAGCGTTCCGAAGCTTGGGATCGGTTCTCAGAAGGGCTAA